In the genome of Pseudomonadota bacterium, one region contains:
- a CDS encoding histidine triad nucleotide-binding protein yields MSNDCIFCRIIKGEIPANKLYEDDELLAFWDISPQAPKHFLIIPKKHISGPGSITSEETELIGRLVQKGGDLAKENGISSFRTVMNNGAEAGQTVFHLHMHVLGGRPLSWPPG; encoded by the coding sequence ATGAGTAACGATTGCATATTCTGCAGGATCATAAAAGGTGAAATTCCGGCCAACAAGCTCTATGAGGATGACGAGCTTCTTGCCTTCTGGGACATCTCCCCCCAGGCGCCGAAACACTTTCTGATCATCCCGAAAAAACACATCAGCGGTCCTGGTTCAATTACCAGTGAGGAAACGGAACTGATCGGCCGGCTGGTGCAAAAAGGCGGCGATCTTGCCAAAGAAAACGGCATCAGCTCCTTCAGGACAGTCATGAACAACGGCGCGGAGGCGGGCCAGACGGTTTTCCACCTCCATATGCACGTATTGGGCGGCCGCCCGCTGAGCTGGCCTCCGGGATGA